One genomic segment of Candidatus Dadabacteria bacterium includes these proteins:
- a CDS encoding FtsQ-type POTRA domain-containing protein gives MSILTKGISAVFLLSLCGIAVFAIQPSDHLTVREIVITGNSKISTPEIIKRSGIRAGSTSMLFSTSKAKKKIFENPWASDVKMKKLLHGKIEIEISENEPFCVVALQGAEPHYIDGKGKKLGAVEPSQGFDFPVISSEGEISSGLMFQAIEVLNLSRSSSVLGWSEISEIVVEEDFGIKLLTLDRRFVTFGKNNMKSKWYKVERIIVHSRKKNLVEKDIDISSGEVGVIGYDS, from the coding sequence ATGAGTATTCTGACAAAGGGAATATCGGCGGTTTTTCTTCTCTCGCTCTGCGGAATTGCCGTTTTCGCGATCCAGCCGTCAGATCATCTTACCGTGAGGGAGATCGTGATCACCGGGAACAGCAAGATAAGCACGCCCGAGATTATAAAACGCTCCGGCATAAGGGCCGGGTCAACCTCCATGCTGTTTTCAACTTCCAAGGCAAAGAAGAAGATCTTCGAAAATCCATGGGCAAGCGACGTAAAGATGAAGAAACTCCTTCACGGAAAAATAGAAATCGAAATCTCCGAGAACGAGCCTTTCTGCGTGGTGGCCCTGCAGGGAGCGGAACCCCACTACATAGACGGAAAAGGGAAAAAACTTGGTGCAGTGGAGCCGTCGCAGGGATTCGATTTCCCCGTAATCTCAAGCGAGGGGGAAATCAGTTCGGGTCTCATGTTCCAGGCAATAGAGGTTCTAAACCTCTCTAGGTCCAGTTCGGTTCTTGGCTGGTCGGAAATTTCCGAAATAGTGGTGGAAGAAGATTTCGGGATCAAGCTTCTAACACTTGACCGCAGATTCGTAACCTTCGGGAAAAACAACATGAAAAGCAAGTGGTACAAGGTTGAGAGGATAATAGTTCACTCCCGCAAGAAGAACTTGGTGGAAAAGGATATAGACATAAGTTCGGGCGAAGTAGGCGTAATAGGCTACGACTCCTAA
- a CDS encoding UDP-N-acetylmuramate--L-alanine ligase, whose product MYGKIKKVHFIGIGGIGMSGIAEVLINMGLEVSGSDLAETQITRRLTSLGAIVHTGHDSENIKGSEVVVYSSAIGEDNPEMIAATAARIPLIPRAEMLAELMRLKFGIAVAGSHGKTTTSSMIASVLSHCGADPTIVVGGKLRTIDSNAHLGTGRFMVVEADESDGSFEKLSPVVTVLTNIDKEHLDYYGDMEALEAAFSNFLDKIPFYGLAITCADCPRTAEISRKFNKKILTYGIAAPADLVAEDIRFSQFRTSFEVTYGGYLLGEVELSTLGAHNALNSLAAIAVGMEFGFSFEKIKEGLAAFGGTERRLQLKSERKGVKIIDDYGHHPSELEVTIEALKTAFSQEPILLFQPHRFSRTKLLYDDFVRVLGKIKHLYVLDIYPAGEKPVKGITSEKLVEDIKKAGNANACYVDDPEAFADRMANELKKGDVLLTSGAGNVWKYGDKIAEQIG is encoded by the coding sequence ATGTACGGGAAAATAAAAAAAGTCCACTTCATCGGCATAGGCGGCATAGGGATGAGCGGCATAGCCGAAGTGCTGATCAACATGGGTCTTGAGGTGAGCGGTTCTGACCTTGCGGAAACCCAGATAACGCGGCGGCTGACTTCCCTCGGAGCTATAGTGCACACGGGTCACGACTCAGAGAACATAAAAGGAAGCGAAGTGGTCGTATACTCGTCAGCAATTGGCGAAGATAACCCGGAAATGATCGCCGCCACCGCGGCAAGAATTCCCCTCATACCCAGGGCGGAGATGCTGGCAGAGCTGATGAGGCTCAAGTTCGGCATCGCTGTTGCCGGGAGTCACGGAAAGACCACCACGTCCTCCATGATAGCGTCGGTGCTCTCTCACTGCGGCGCGGACCCGACCATAGTGGTCGGCGGGAAACTGCGGACCATCGACTCAAACGCCCACTTGGGAACCGGCCGGTTCATGGTAGTGGAGGCTGACGAGAGCGACGGATCATTCGAAAAGCTCTCCCCGGTCGTCACCGTGCTCACAAATATCGACAAGGAGCACCTCGATTACTACGGAGACATGGAAGCCCTTGAGGCCGCTTTTTCCAACTTCCTGGACAAAATTCCCTTCTACGGACTCGCCATAACATGCGCCGACTGTCCGAGAACCGCCGAGATAAGCAGGAAATTCAACAAGAAAATACTTACTTACGGAATCGCCGCCCCGGCAGACCTTGTGGCGGAGGACATACGCTTTTCCCAGTTTCGGACATCGTTTGAAGTGACCTACGGGGGTTACCTGCTTGGAGAAGTGGAACTCAGCACCCTAGGAGCCCATAACGCCCTTAATTCCCTGGCCGCCATAGCCGTGGGAATGGAGTTCGGGTTCAGCTTCGAGAAGATAAAGGAGGGCCTTGCCGCCTTTGGTGGCACGGAGAGGAGGCTGCAGTTGAAAAGCGAGAGAAAAGGTGTGAAAATAATAGATGATTACGGGCATCACCCGAGCGAGCTGGAAGTAACTATAGAAGCTCTTAAGACGGCGTTTTCCCAAGAACCGATTCTGCTCTTCCAGCCCCATAGATTTTCTAGGACAAAGCTTCTTTACGACGATTTTGTCAGGGTTTTGGGAAAGATAAAACATCTATACGTTCTTGATATATATCCCGCCGGGGAGAAACCGGTGAAAGGGATAACTTCAGAAAAACTGGTCGAAGACATAAAAAAGGCGGGCAACGCGAACGCATGTTATGTGGATGACCCCGAGGCCTTCGCGGACCGCATGGCGAACGAGCTTAAAAAAGGAGATGTCCTGCTTACCTCGGGCGCCGGAAATGTATGGAAGTACGGGGACAAAATCGCGGAGCAGATTGGATGA
- the rsfS gene encoding ribosome silencing factor: MESREKALLVARAAWEKKAEDPVVLDIGEKSDVADYFVVCSANSDRGVKTIVESVERELKKRGVKIFGTEGVSEGRWVLLDLVDVVLHVFYRPVREFYDIEGLWIDTPRVDLPFLKEGRSEVV, from the coding sequence ATAGAGTCCAGGGAAAAAGCCTTGCTTGTCGCCCGCGCCGCTTGGGAGAAGAAAGCGGAGGATCCCGTCGTATTGGATATTGGGGAAAAAAGTGACGTGGCGGATTATTTCGTCGTGTGCAGCGCTAACTCCGACAGAGGGGTGAAAACCATAGTGGAGAGCGTTGAACGGGAGCTTAAAAAACGCGGGGTAAAGATATTCGGAACCGAAGGCGTCTCAGAAGGCAGATGGGTGCTGCTTGATCTTGTAGACGTTGTTCTCCACGTATTTTACCGGCCCGTACGGGAGTTCTACGACATAGAAGGACTCTGGATCGATACCCCGAGGGTGGACCTGCCTTTCCTTAAGGAAGGCAGATCCGAGGTTGTCTGA
- a CDS encoding transposase, with amino-acid sequence MKKPSFSDLAYRNKKKVTRKQRFLEKMDEMLPWELLLEPILKKYPKSGKGRRPIPAKVMLRIHLMQQWYGLSDPAMEESLYDIESMRRFAGVSMQRIPDETTLCKFRHFLVKHKISEELLRLTKQHLSAHGLIVTRGKIVDPRVRSTRGKRAKMGRRQG; translated from the coding sequence GTGAAAAAGCCCAGTTTTTCCGACCTAGCCTACAGAAACAAGAAGAAAGTGACCCGCAAGCAGCGATTCCTTGAAAAGATGGATGAGATGCTTCCGTGGGAACTGCTGCTTGAACCGATATTGAAGAAATATCCGAAGTCCGGCAAGGGGCGCCGACCTATCCCGGCCAAGGTTATGCTGCGCATTCACCTGATGCAGCAGTGGTACGGGTTGTCGGACCCGGCAATGGAAGAAAGTCTTTACGACATTGAGTCCATGCGCCGTTTCGCCGGCGTGTCCATGCAGAGAATTCCGGATGAGACCACTCTCTGCAAGTTTCGGCACTTTCTGGTAAAACACAAAATATCCGAAGAGCTGCTTCGTCTCACTAAGCAACATTTATCGGCACATGGCTTAATCGTCACCAGAGGCAAGATCGTCGATCCGAGAGTGCGTAGTACAAGAGGAAAACGCGCTAAGATGGGCCGTAGGCAGGGATAA
- the ftsA gene encoding cell division protein FtsA — protein sequence MAQRRNHSLPIVGLDIGTTKVSVVVGEFDLSGEVEIIGVGNHPSHGLKRGVVVNIEKTVDSIQNAVEKAERMSGHAIKEVIVGIAGGHIKGMNGHGMVTLREKEVTHKDIERVIESANALLIPAEREIIHAIAQDYTVDRESGIKDPVGIHGLKLEADVHIVTGDVTAARNIIKCIGMSGMTSVDMVLEQIASSEAVLTQDEKEIGVAMIDFGGGTCDIAVFMNGSVKYTESITLGGDHLDRDIAFGLSVPLPEARKLKENHGVAMTKPNEMPSDERIEVKSASGHVPKHILKRDLTTIIQLRMEEIFTLVKKEFSKQGFIGMLPAGVVLTGGSSKIQEMTTLVERVLEMPARIGIPRDVNGLTEIITDPIYSTGVGLVKYASLNEETGVAAGILRQKNVITRMKGWFNEFF from the coding sequence ATGGCGCAGAGAAGAAATCATTCACTACCGATAGTTGGTCTCGACATAGGAACGACGAAAGTCTCCGTAGTGGTCGGAGAATTCGACCTAAGCGGCGAGGTCGAGATAATCGGCGTCGGCAATCATCCCTCCCACGGACTCAAAAGAGGGGTAGTGGTCAACATAGAAAAAACCGTGGACTCCATACAGAACGCAGTCGAAAAAGCCGAACGCATGTCCGGACATGCGATAAAGGAGGTAATAGTAGGAATAGCCGGCGGACATATAAAGGGAATGAACGGGCACGGAATGGTTACCCTGCGGGAAAAAGAGGTAACTCACAAGGATATTGAGAGAGTCATAGAATCGGCAAACGCGCTTCTGATTCCGGCGGAAAGGGAAATCATTCACGCTATCGCGCAGGACTACACGGTTGACAGGGAAAGCGGCATAAAGGATCCGGTCGGAATCCACGGCTTAAAGCTCGAGGCGGATGTCCACATAGTCACGGGGGACGTGACCGCGGCCCGGAACATCATAAAATGCATAGGAATGTCAGGAATGACTTCCGTTGACATGGTACTTGAGCAGATAGCTTCAAGCGAGGCGGTTCTTACGCAGGATGAGAAGGAAATCGGGGTAGCGATGATAGATTTTGGAGGAGGCACCTGCGACATAGCGGTGTTTATGAATGGAAGCGTGAAGTATACAGAAAGCATCACCCTTGGAGGCGACCATCTCGACAGGGATATCGCGTTCGGGCTCTCGGTACCGCTCCCGGAGGCAAGAAAGCTCAAGGAGAATCACGGCGTGGCCATGACAAAGCCAAATGAAATGCCGAGCGATGAGAGAATAGAGGTGAAAAGCGCCTCCGGACACGTGCCCAAGCATATTCTGAAAAGAGACCTCACGACGATAATCCAGCTGAGAATGGAAGAAATCTTCACGCTGGTAAAAAAAGAATTCTCAAAGCAGGGGTTCATCGGCATGCTGCCGGCAGGAGTAGTGCTAACGGGTGGAAGCAGCAAGATACAGGAGATGACAACCCTTGTTGAGCGGGTACTGGAAATGCCGGCTCGCATCGGTATACCTCGCGACGTAAACGGTCTCACGGAGATTATCACCGACCCGATATACTCGACTGGAGTGGGGCTGGTCAAGTACGCGAGCTTGAACGAGGAAACGGGCGTTGCGGCGGGAATCCTGAGACAGAAAAATGTTATTACGAGAATGAAAGGCTGGTTTAACGAATTTTTTTAA
- the ribD gene encoding bifunctional diaminohydroxyphosphoribosylaminopyrimidine deaminase/5-amino-6-(5-phosphoribosylamino)uracil reductase RibD encodes MKEALRLALKGEGCTSPNPMVGAVCVLGGRIVGRGYHKKSGSPHAEIEAFLDAARKGISLAGATLYVTLEPCCHTEKLTPPCTDAIVASGVSDVVVGTIDPNPKVSGKGVAKLRKSGIAVRTGVLERECVEINEFFNKHVVSGLPFVILKSASTIDGKIASGTGDSKWIGSVKQRKMAHRLRKKVDGVIVGINTVRADDPGLDVRLVGGNVRQPVPVIMDSKLRISPKAKIFSTHPRSIIATTESASPIKAKRLSRLGAEILRLGSDSTGRVSAADLLRELGAMGMCGVLVEGGSRVGACFLREGLIDKVVFFYSPRIIGGDGVSMIGDLGKESIKEAINIKNIKVRRFGDEMMIEGYI; translated from the coding sequence ATGAAAGAAGCTCTGAGGCTTGCCCTCAAGGGGGAAGGGTGCACCAGTCCCAACCCCATGGTCGGCGCTGTCTGCGTGCTTGGGGGACGTATCGTAGGCCGTGGCTACCATAAAAAATCCGGTTCTCCTCACGCGGAAATAGAAGCGTTTTTGGATGCCGCGAGAAAAGGAATTTCTCTTGCGGGCGCAACGCTTTACGTGACGCTTGAGCCCTGCTGCCACACCGAAAAGCTTACTCCTCCGTGTACCGACGCTATAGTGGCCTCGGGCGTATCCGATGTTGTCGTGGGCACCATTGACCCGAACCCGAAAGTGAGCGGAAAGGGGGTGGCAAAGCTTCGCAAAAGTGGGATAGCCGTGAGAACCGGGGTGCTTGAGAGGGAGTGCGTGGAAATAAACGAGTTTTTCAACAAGCATGTCGTCTCGGGACTTCCTTTCGTAATCTTAAAATCCGCCTCGACTATTGACGGCAAAATAGCTTCAGGGACGGGTGATTCCAAGTGGATAGGGAGCGTGAAGCAGAGAAAGATGGCCCATAGGCTGAGAAAGAAAGTGGATGGCGTGATAGTCGGGATAAACACGGTGCGTGCGGATGATCCGGGGCTTGACGTTCGCCTCGTCGGCGGGAACGTGCGCCAGCCGGTTCCGGTGATTATGGATTCAAAGCTACGTATTTCGCCCAAAGCAAAGATCTTCAGCACCCATCCCCGCTCCATAATAGCCACTACGGAGTCCGCAAGCCCGATTAAGGCCAAGAGGCTTTCTAGGCTCGGTGCCGAAATCCTAAGATTAGGGTCCGATTCTACGGGCCGCGTGTCTGCTGCGGACCTCCTCCGCGAACTTGGGGCCATGGGGATGTGTGGAGTTCTGGTTGAGGGAGGGAGCAGGGTAGGGGCCTGTTTTCTGCGAGAGGGCCTGATTGACAAGGTGGTTTTCTTCTACTCCCCTAGGATTATCGGAGGAGACGGGGTGAGTATGATTGGAGATCTTGGGAAGGAATCGATTAAAGAGGCGATTAATATCAAGAACATCAAGGTCAGAAGGTTCGGCGATGAAATGATGATAGAGGGTTACATATGA
- the ftsY gene encoding signal recognition particle-docking protein FtsY: protein MKETTELFSGLGTHLDPAVIIPVAVAVAAFVAGYFLLRKKEPPPEPVAETQQEEPEPISAEPEETEQPTEPPTPEIPPAEVADSVPEQQFAAPEPVVAEEKEIVPPPPDQISEVKPVEVTREPAPTEEPEKEPEPAEPEPEEDAVAQEVEQEILAPQEEEVTEKDFFSRLSLGLSKTRRGILQNLEHVFSSGRIDDATWDEFEEILIMSDMGVSTTAKLREKVSSAAGAGESGDMEKIKTLLEGEILNILRGVESPVIELSAKPTVFMVAGVNGVGKTTSIGKIASRFAQDGKKIMVAAADTFRAAAVEQLGVWAERVGSDFLRGQTGADPSAVAYDAVKASVSRGVDLLIIDTAGRVHTKTGLMEELKKLRRVIARELEGAPHEVLLVVDATTGQNAVEQARVFGEAIEVTGIVLTKLDGTAKGGIIVAIADQLGLPVKYIGVGEGLGDLREFDAEQFTKALFTLDKEALH from the coding sequence ATGAAAGAGACAACTGAGCTTTTCTCGGGACTTGGAACCCATCTTGATCCCGCGGTTATTATCCCGGTCGCTGTAGCCGTCGCCGCATTCGTGGCGGGTTATTTTCTCCTCAGGAAAAAAGAACCTCCGCCGGAACCCGTCGCGGAAACGCAGCAGGAAGAGCCAGAACCCATTTCGGCCGAACCTGAGGAGACGGAGCAGCCTACGGAACCCCCGACCCCGGAAATTCCGCCCGCGGAAGTTGCAGATTCCGTACCTGAACAGCAATTCGCCGCGCCCGAACCTGTAGTGGCGGAAGAAAAAGAGATTGTCCCGCCGCCCCCGGATCAAATATCCGAGGTTAAGCCGGTTGAAGTTACCCGAGAGCCTGCTCCCACTGAAGAACCGGAAAAAGAGCCCGAACCGGCGGAACCCGAGCCTGAGGAAGATGCGGTCGCACAAGAGGTGGAGCAGGAGATTCTCGCGCCGCAGGAAGAGGAGGTTACGGAGAAAGATTTTTTCTCGAGGCTGAGCCTCGGACTTTCCAAGACCCGCAGGGGGATTCTGCAGAATCTTGAGCACGTTTTCTCATCGGGGCGGATTGATGATGCCACTTGGGATGAATTCGAGGAGATACTCATAATGTCGGATATGGGAGTTTCAACCACCGCGAAGCTGAGAGAGAAGGTCTCATCGGCTGCCGGGGCGGGAGAAAGCGGGGACATGGAGAAAATAAAAACTCTTTTGGAAGGGGAGATTCTCAATATCTTGAGGGGGGTCGAGAGTCCGGTGATCGAGCTTTCCGCCAAACCGACGGTTTTCATGGTTGCCGGAGTTAACGGCGTGGGGAAGACTACCTCCATAGGGAAAATCGCCAGCAGGTTCGCTCAGGACGGAAAAAAGATAATGGTTGCCGCTGCTGACACCTTCAGGGCGGCTGCCGTTGAACAGCTCGGCGTCTGGGCCGAGAGAGTCGGAAGCGATTTTCTCCGCGGCCAGACCGGAGCGGACCCTTCCGCCGTGGCTTACGACGCGGTAAAGGCATCGGTTTCAAGAGGTGTCGACCTGCTCATAATAGACACCGCTGGGCGTGTCCACACGAAAACGGGACTTATGGAAGAGCTAAAGAAGCTTAGAAGGGTGATAGCGCGGGAACTTGAAGGGGCCCCTCATGAGGTTCTCCTTGTCGTCGACGCGACCACGGGGCAGAACGCCGTAGAGCAGGCGAGGGTCTTTGGCGAGGCAATAGAAGTAACCGGTATAGTGCTTACGAAACTCGACGGAACTGCCAAGGGAGGAATAATAGTGGCGATAGCTGACCAGCTTGGTCTTCCGGTCAAGTATATCGGGGTCGGAGAAGGTCTCGGGGATCTGCGCGAATTTGACGCCGAGCAGTTCACAAAAGCGCTTTTCACATTGGACAAGGAGGCTTTACACTAG
- a CDS encoding chlorite dismutase family protein has translation MNKPEDRPFDLSEKGRSDDGETASLDRRLFMQFLSFGGLDFALESRLTRDLENFSATAVLYSDINDYGGAGLLTVSENPDFFVTELRRFLSDSSFAVLKPKPEYTMLGRTYSLGYEKDLEKTLISGPMRKILDPGLAWAIWYPLRRAKAFETLAPEEQRAVLAEHGKIGFQFGDAGYAKDIRLASHGLDKNDNDFVIGILGKDLHPLSALVERMRKTKQTSRYLESLGPFFVGKKLFSTGQAI, from the coding sequence ATGAACAAACCTGAAGACAGACCGTTTGACTTAAGCGAAAAGGGAAGGAGCGATGACGGGGAAACCGCGTCTCTTGACAGAAGGCTTTTCATGCAGTTTCTCAGTTTCGGAGGTCTTGATTTCGCCCTTGAGTCCCGTTTGACGCGCGATCTGGAGAACTTTTCGGCAACGGCTGTTCTTTATTCGGATATAAACGATTACGGGGGCGCGGGTCTTCTGACCGTAAGCGAGAACCCCGATTTTTTCGTTACGGAACTCAGGCGGTTTCTCTCAGACTCCTCCTTTGCCGTACTCAAACCTAAGCCAGAGTACACAATGCTCGGAAGAACCTATTCGCTCGGTTATGAAAAAGATCTAGAGAAAACCCTGATTTCGGGTCCTATGCGAAAAATTCTTGACCCGGGACTCGCGTGGGCCATCTGGTACCCGCTTAGAAGGGCGAAGGCTTTTGAGACTCTCGCGCCTGAAGAACAGAGAGCCGTTCTGGCGGAACACGGCAAGATAGGGTTTCAGTTCGGGGACGCCGGGTACGCAAAGGACATACGTCTTGCGAGCCACGGTCTTGACAAAAACGACAATGATTTCGTGATAGGGATTTTGGGCAAAGATCTACACCCGCTCTCCGCGCTGGTGGAGAGAATGAGAAAGACGAAGCAGACTTCAAGGTATCTTGAGAGCCTAGGACCGTTTTTTGTCGGTAAAAAACTGTTTTCAACCGGACAGGCCATATGA
- the ftsZ gene encoding cell division protein FtsZ, producing MASFRIEHVENSSRRARIKVLGTGGAGGNAVNTMISKGLKEVEFVAVNTDFQDLTKSLAPTKLQIGESISRGLGSGGSPQLAKEAAMDDRDKISDVIGEADMVFITAGMGGGTGTGASPVIAQACKEKDILTVAIVTKPFEFEGVARRENADYGIEELDKYVDTLIVIPNDKLAAIHKVSILDAFRQADEVLYQAVKGISDIVTGTGYINVDFADVKSIMANHGGKALMSSGFAQGPNRATQAAQMAITSPLLEDVSIAGAKGILMNVTASEDFGIEELNEACSHIRERANGDIDLIFGLVFDEKAKDFVRITVVATGIENYIDKKAADIISEQPFNPDMEENLDIPTFVRKRERIAAR from the coding sequence ATGGCAAGTTTTAGGATTGAGCATGTTGAGAACAGCTCGAGAAGAGCCAGAATCAAGGTTCTAGGAACAGGTGGAGCGGGCGGAAACGCCGTTAACACCATGATAAGCAAGGGACTTAAAGAAGTGGAGTTCGTCGCCGTGAACACGGATTTTCAGGATCTGACCAAATCTCTGGCCCCGACGAAACTCCAGATAGGAGAGAGTATATCTAGGGGTCTGGGTTCCGGGGGAAGTCCCCAGCTCGCGAAGGAGGCCGCCATGGATGACCGTGACAAGATAAGCGATGTCATAGGGGAAGCCGACATGGTCTTCATAACCGCGGGAATGGGAGGCGGAACGGGAACAGGCGCCTCTCCCGTAATTGCCCAGGCATGCAAGGAGAAGGACATCCTCACCGTGGCGATAGTAACAAAGCCCTTCGAATTCGAAGGAGTTGCGAGAAGGGAGAACGCCGATTACGGGATCGAGGAGCTGGACAAATATGTCGACACGCTGATCGTAATTCCCAACGACAAGCTTGCGGCCATACACAAAGTCAGCATCCTTGACGCCTTCCGTCAGGCGGATGAAGTTCTCTATCAGGCGGTAAAGGGAATTTCCGACATTGTTACGGGAACCGGTTACATCAACGTCGATTTTGCCGATGTGAAGAGCATAATGGCAAACCATGGAGGCAAAGCCCTTATGAGTTCCGGATTCGCGCAGGGTCCGAACCGGGCAACTCAGGCAGCTCAGATGGCCATAACAAGCCCTCTTCTTGAGGATGTATCCATCGCCGGAGCCAAGGGGATATTGATGAACGTAACGGCTTCCGAGGACTTCGGGATCGAGGAGTTGAACGAAGCATGCAGCCACATAAGGGAAAGAGCAAACGGCGATATCGATCTGATTTTTGGTCTGGTCTTTGATGAAAAAGCCAAGGATTTCGTAAGGATCACGGTGGTCGCGACCGGAATAGAGAATTACATCGATAAAAAGGCGGCCGATATAATCTCGGAGCAGCCGTTCAACCCGGATATGGAGGAAAATCTGGACATACCGACTTTCGTCAGAAAAAGAGAAAGAATCGCCGCCCGTTAA
- a CDS encoding nicotinate-nucleotide adenylyltransferase, with the protein MKIGLMGGSFDPVHAGHLRAAEEISEKLELDEVVFIPALISPHKSSETMTDSSHRLNMLNLSIKANPHFRISDMELRREPPSYTVDTLRSLNRSNLEDRHYFIMGSELFAEIDTWKDFAELFNYSSFVVLRRPGYDVPDSASLIPLALKNDFRYSYSDKGMDVFAHTSSNELFFVDITGIRVSSTEVRELASRGNSLRYLVVPEVEEYIAGNGLYQLEEKL; encoded by the coding sequence ATGAAAATAGGTCTTATGGGCGGCTCGTTCGATCCCGTGCATGCCGGTCACCTGAGGGCCGCTGAAGAGATAAGCGAAAAACTGGAGCTTGACGAAGTGGTTTTCATTCCGGCTCTCATCTCTCCTCATAAAAGCTCCGAGACCATGACCGACTCCTCCCATAGACTCAACATGCTTAACCTCTCGATAAAAGCCAATCCTCATTTCAGGATTTCCGATATGGAACTCCGCAGGGAGCCTCCGTCCTACACGGTTGATACTCTCAGGTCGCTCAACAGAAGCAACCTGGAAGACAGGCATTATTTCATAATGGGCTCCGAACTTTTCGCCGAGATAGACACGTGGAAAGACTTCGCGGAGCTTTTTAACTACTCAAGTTTCGTTGTTCTCCGCCGTCCCGGTTACGACGTTCCCGATTCCGCCAGCCTGATTCCTCTTGCTCTCAAAAATGACTTTCGATATTCTTATAGCGACAAGGGTATGGATGTTTTTGCTCACACAAGCTCAAATGAGTTGTTTTTCGTAGATATCACCGGCATAAGGGTTTCTTCCACGGAGGTCAGGGAACTCGCGAGCCGGGGCAATTCCCTAAGATATCTGGTAGTGCCTGAAGTGGAAGAGTACATAGCGGGAAACGGCCTTTACCAGCTGGAGGAAAAACTATAG
- the murB gene encoding UDP-N-acetylmuramate dehydrogenase yields the protein MEVRGQNRGADWMSEATQNKDLDILDNYPMRKYLYIKVGGEAKRLVYPRNMKSFLELLRSCHETGEKVTVLGAGSNTIITDKGIDGVVISTRKLKEVHIDGTRVEAECGAMLSSIMNRSIRLGLTGFEFAAGIPGTVGGSIYMNAGANGGEIKDAVKKVYIWHEGEEKELSREEINFEYRKSNLPAGAVVTRAVFELRRGDRGKSEENVRQYLAYRNRTQPVKMANTGSVFKNPPTVSAGELLEGLGFKGLCIGGAKFSEIHANFIVNFNRAKADDIISLIEKARETALRKRNITLEPEVEIMGREAEAV from the coding sequence ATGGAAGTACGGGGACAAAATCGCGGAGCAGATTGGATGAGCGAAGCAACCCAGAACAAGGACCTCGACATACTGGACAACTACCCGATGAGAAAATACCTGTATATAAAAGTCGGGGGAGAGGCAAAGCGCCTGGTGTATCCGCGGAACATGAAGAGCTTTCTTGAACTGCTCAGAAGCTGTCACGAAACTGGGGAGAAAGTCACCGTGCTCGGAGCCGGCTCCAACACGATAATAACCGATAAGGGAATCGACGGCGTGGTAATAAGCACGAGGAAACTCAAGGAAGTACACATAGACGGCACCCGAGTTGAAGCCGAATGCGGAGCGATGCTCTCATCCATAATGAACAGGTCTATCCGCCTGGGACTCACCGGGTTTGAGTTCGCCGCAGGAATACCGGGAACGGTCGGGGGAAGCATATATATGAACGCCGGCGCAAACGGGGGAGAGATAAAGGACGCGGTGAAAAAAGTTTACATATGGCACGAAGGGGAAGAGAAGGAACTGTCCAGGGAAGAGATAAACTTCGAGTACAGAAAAAGCAACCTGCCCGCGGGCGCCGTAGTCACCAGAGCAGTATTTGAACTGCGCAGAGGAGACAGAGGGAAAAGCGAAGAAAACGTGAGGCAGTACCTCGCGTACAGAAACAGGACCCAGCCCGTGAAAATGGCCAACACGGGTTCGGTCTTTAAGAACCCGCCCACTGTAAGCGCGGGAGAGCTGCTCGAGGGATTGGGATTCAAGGGGCTTTGTATTGGCGGGGCCAAGTTCTCGGAAATCCACGCGAATTTTATTGTGAATTTCAACAGGGCAAAGGCCGACGATATCATCTCGCTCATCGAAAAGGCGAGGGAAACCGCCCTTAGGAAAAGAAACATAACGCTTGAGCCCGAAGTCGAAATAATGGGCAGGGAGGCAGAAGCGGTATGA